ccaggatagcaagggctgttacacagagaaaacctttaAAATAAGGGGTAGGggtaggctagagagatggttcagcagttaagagcactgagttcTCTTCTAGAGgaagagttcaattcccagcacccacacaactgtaactccaagatctcacaccctcacacagtcagacatgcacatacaggcaatacaccaatgcacacaaaataaataaattacaataaatacatttttaaaaattaaaaaaaaatatatatatataggtactGTGGGGCAGTCTGCAATCCAGCACTCCTACAGGGAAATTCAGGAGAATCTGCCAGAAGCTCGAGGATGTGCTGGCCTGGAATAGACAGCACAGCAGCAGCTAAAACAAGAGGGACTGGGGCTCAACAAGGTTAAAGAGAACTGTTAGGTCAGGTTTTTAGGACAAAGGCAAGGTGGTTTGGACCAAGAGGTCCCTGCCCTTCTCTTCTGACCAGGAGtacctttctgttttccttccttccttctttctttctctttctttctttctttctttctttctttcttttttttctttctttcttctttcttttttccttccttcttcgtcccttttcttttcttttcttttcttttttttttttgaaacagggaacagggtttctctgtgtagctctggctgtcctggactcggtttgtagaccaggctgacctggaactcagagatcctcctgtatttctgcctcccaagtgctgggattcaaggcctgtgccatcatgcctggcaaaCCCAtgctttcaaaagcccaagcaAATCAATGGACAAAGCCAGCTCCTGGTTTCAGAGTTCAAAGTGACCACTGAATCTAAGACTGACCTACAGGGGCCTGAACTCAACAAATAAGGCTATAACCCAACCACCTCATCATCACATCACAACTCCCAGCCACTCCCCTTTAAGAAGCCCCTACCCCAGCTCAGCCTGGCAACTTCACTGATCTCTTCCTGTCACTGGAGAAGCCATTTAAGAACAACCAAAAGTTGAACTTTGACCTATAtggcatgagcatgtgtgtgcaagcacacacatacgcAGAAAATAAATAGAcacagatagataaatatatagaaacttaaaaaaacagACCACTGCAGTGCTGGTAAGGAGTTTGAAATTTATCATTCCAAATGaaagcctcctgagtgctgggattaaaagtgtgtgctaccatgtccagctctttttagaattttaatgTCCATATATTGATTATATGCAATATTGGACTTCAGTATGACCTGTTCATTCATGCCTACATTGTACTTTGATCAGGTTCACCCTAACCCCCGTTCATTATCCTGTTAGGTCAGGTTTTTAGGACAAAGGCAAGGTTGTCTCACTCCCACCCATTGATCGGCTTCTCAGGATCCTTCTATTTtcatgtcgtgtgtgtgtgtgtgtgtgtgtgtgtgtgtgtgtattatgaaTGAGTGAGCAGTTAAATACAGAGTATGTGAAATTTACTGATGTTAGACCCCTGAAGAAAATGTCACTTTTTCCTAGCAACTGACCTAACAGCCTATGCATTCTGAGGAGTTTGTCCTTGTGAATCCCCTCCCCCCGAGTCCGAGTCCATGGCAAAATATGGACAGACCTGTTTTGTGTAGGTGCAATGGTTAGTCCTGGTTGCCAATTTGATTGCGTCTAGAATCACTGAAGAGTCTTCAGGTAGAGCTGTTGGGGATggtcctgtaactccagttccaggagatctatcTGATGCCCTTTGCTGACCTTTATCAACACCAGGCCCctacatggacacacatgcatacaggcaaacatttatacacataaaactaaaatgttttttttttttttgcttgtgtatgtgtggggaCATGTGGGGCATGTCACGTCTGAAGGTCACAGAACTACTaaggggagttggttctctcctttcaccctgTAGGTCTCCAGGGATGGAATTTAGGTCATCACGCTTGGCAACAAATGCCtgtacctgttgagccatctcttctgccaCTTCTGAGGTTTTAAAGCTAACGATCCAAGATAAACAGTtacaattttcagctttaaagAATATGGATGCTGGCTGGGTGGTAGTGGAGGTGAAGGCTGAGGGCGTTAATCCCAACACCAGGGGAGTACaggcagcctgttctacagatcgagttccaggacaactagggctacacagagaaaccctgtcttaaaaaaaataaaacaagaacatacaaacaaaaaagaatatggaTGTATCTTACAGCTAAGTACATACTTCTTGAGTGTTCAAGACTTAACGGATATATTCAGGGGGGACTGATGAGTGCTAGTTTATCACAGGAGCTGTCATAATTGACAGTGCGTTTCATTTCCTTGCACTTGACAGTATGGAAAACCGGGCGATTTTACACCATTTCCAAGTCACAGAGGATTGAGAGTCTGGAGTAGCTATTCTGCTCTTTCATGCCCCCATTATATATGCCGtacaaaagcaagaaagaaaactagTTACTCTGTCGTTGGCTACATCtacccagaaaacaaaccagGCGTAGAACCGAGGACttgtgggtgtggctcagtggtggggTGTTTGCCCAGCCAAACACGTGAGTGGAATCAGAGTTGCTATCATGCAAGAGATTCTTGAAAAGCTAAAGTGTACAAATACAGTGACCACATCTGTTCTTAAAAGCCTCTTCCAGAACTGCTCTCTGCAGCCTTCGCGGCTTGCCTTCCTCCACACACCCTTTGTAGAGTTCCCTAGTCTCCACCCTGGACATCGGTTTCTGTACCCAAAGGCGGGCTTAGGAAGGAGGATGGGCACaggggaggagacaggaaaacagaaatggCCAATTTGTCCTAAATTCGAGCCCTTCGCGGGCCTCACCCCTGCTGTGAGGGCTGAGATTGGAGAGGAAGTAGGGAGGCTCCAATCAGTCCCCCACTCCCGCGCCCTCATGCCCCCACCCTTCTCTGCTCGGAGCTACGGCGGGCCGGGTCCCAGACCCTCGCCTCCGGAGGGGAGCGGCCGGCGCCAGCGGGCTGGAGAGGAAAGGCGAAGACCTGCCGGCCGCCCGAGCCAGCCAGCCACGTCCCCCGCGCCCTCGCCCAGCAGCGAGCCGCCCAGCCCCGAGCCAGGCCCCAGGGCAGCCCCGGAGACCGCGGTGGCCGGATGCGCGGCTGCGTCACTTCCGGGCGGTGCAGCGGCGGCGGCTTGGAAGATGGCTGCGCCCTGTGGCTCGGAGCTGCCCGCCAACTCGCCGCTAAAAATTCCGAAGATGGAGGTGCTCTCTCCGGCTTCTCCCGGCGACCTGAGCGACGGGAACCCATCTCTGTCCGACCCTTCCACGCCGCGGGGAGCGTCCCCTCTCGGGCCGGGCAGCGCGGCGGGCTCGGGGGCCGCGGCATCCGGGGGTCTcgggctggggctggggggcCGCAGCGCTGCCTCGTCCTCGGTCTCCTTCTcgcccggcggcggcggcggcggcggggctgCGGCGGCTGCTGCCGCCGCCTGCCGGGGCATGTCTTGGACGCCGGCAGAGACGAACGCGCTCATCGCTGTGTGGGGCAACGAGCGGCTGGTGGAGGCGCGGTACCAGCAGCTGGAGGGAGCCGGCACGGTATTCGGCAGCAAGGCCCCTGGGCCGGCCATGTACGAGCGCGTGTCCCGGGCCCTGGCCGAGCTGGGCTACGAGCGGACCCCGTCCCAGTGCCGGGAGCGCATCAAGGTAACCGGCCGCCCTGCCCGGGGCAGCGAACCAGAGGCGGAGAAGGCGGGGAAGCGGGCCTGGGGGCGGGGGCCGGGCCGAGCGCGGGGCTCCCCTCCCGGGCCCCGAGTCACCCCTCGCGTCTCCTCCGCCTCTTTCTTCTCTCGCTGGGAAGGGGCGCTTCTTTCCAGATGGCCGCCAGCCCGTAGGTTTCCTGAGTTTGAAGTTGGGCGTGTCTGCCGCCGCCCCTCTTTCTTGCCAATTGAGGCTGTTCCTGCGCTCTGAAGTTCATAGTTTCTTATTGTGCGCGGGGCCGCACTGTCACTGGTGCTGTCGCCCGCACTGCTTTGTTCCCAGGTAGAGGGGCTCCCTGGCCGAATGGAATTCAGCTAGGATGGAATTGAGGAAGGGCAGCAGAGGGCCGAGTGAGCGCCCAGTGTAGGATTTTTCTGTAAGTGCtggagttttaaaaagaaaggagccTTGGTACGGCTGGCCTTTTGTGTCAGTCGCATTGCTTGTCACTTGAGGTGGTTAGGACTAGCAAGATTTGAGGTGCTTGTGGAGAGTTGGAAAGGCTTAATGAAAGTCAGGTCGTGAATTGTTAATCGTGGAGGTAGAGGACACCTTGAATGTTAGTCTGGCTGAGGGTTATATTGGGATTTGGATTGGCGATCTTTAGAGTCAGGTTGGCTTGAGAGTCAGGAGGCTTCTATTTCTGCGGAGGCCCTCTCTTTATACCCAGTTTTTATTGCTTTAGTTAAGGTGCCAGATGCTGACAAGTAAAACTAAGTGCATCTGGCCATCTTTATGAATCTGCATGTTTAAATGGGCTAAATTTTACCGTAAGCTTGTGTATTGGTTTGCTGTTTCTAATGATTTGTCTAGGCGTTCTTATCCGTCTTTCCAGACAAGGAGCTGTATTTTAGTCACGTTCTTTCCCTCATTTTAGTGTCTGCTAAAAGTTTCTCCCAGTTTTCATTGAAAACATTTACAGCACTTAAGTTTAACACAGTGTTCATTTCTGATAGTGTAGGCTACTCTTTCTGGGGAGTGAAAAACTGCTAAGAACAGTCATAACTGAGAATAATCACATTAGCGGACAACCATAAACCCCAATAAGAACAGTTTAAGTGTAATCACACTGACTTTGGGGAGGTTGTGCCAGAGTTCACTTGGCTTCAGTGTTGTTCATTTGGACATTGTTCCTTAGAAAATTTGGTCCATAAACAACTGCTTCATTATTATCTACTGTTCAAGGCATTTGACACCTATTAGAAAGCTAAGTTAGATTATCTGATTATGTACATTTGTGGATTCTTAGTGATTTCCTCTGTTAAACAAGAATGTCATTGAAATAATATGTAATAGTGAAAAACTATTGTTCTTTGGATTTCATTCATTGCTCTATTCAGGGTCATTCATGTTAAATTTGGGGCAGTTTCTTGAACTGCCCTGGATAGCATCTGTCCACAACTTTTCTGGAGTTCTGAGAGTGTCTTAGGCATTTATAAAGTATgcctgttttcttgatttttattcaTAGGATTTTCAAAGTGTACTATCGAAACCTTGCTGAATATAAATCTCTCCATAAAATTGTTTCTCAAACAACCAGGGAATATCTAGTTGGAATGCTTCATTGTCCAGTTATGAGAAGGAAATCTAAAGCAAAGAAAGGAGATTGAGCCTCTGAAGAATTTAGAGGATCAGTTTACCTGTTTTCAGACAGGTAAGACCAAGTTGACCTCAAACATTTAGTCTTTTGAGATTATGAGATGATGGGTTCTCTGATATGCTGTGGCAATTAACGGACATGGAGGGCTGATAAATGTTCTGTTCTGTAAAGTCTTCTTAAAATGATTTGGATCAAGGAATCAGACTCTTTTGTTAATGTTGATATTTCCTGCTAGAATTAAATGTTCTTTAAGGACAAGTTCTGGTCTTATCGTGTCCCTTGACACACCAGCATACAATAGGCACTGCTTAAATACTTCATTTACCTAACAAAGTTTAAGAAGAATTTTGGAAGGTGTTccctttttttgctttttgttgctgtgataaaacactgatcaaAACCAGTGTAGGGAGGAAAGGGCTTCTTTGGCTTACAGGCTGCATTATTTAGGAAAGCCAGGAATCTTAGTTAAAGAACAGCATTCacttgggggcttgcttacagtttcagagggcgtGCCCAGGGCGATCGTGGTGGTCCAGGTATGGTGGCAGCAGGCGGTCACGGTGTTGGAACAGCACctaagagcttacatctgattctcaaacaggaggcagaaacgaagagactgggcctggctcggtttttgaaatctcaaagcttaCCTTCAGTGACATACTTCATTCAACAAGGCCGCACTTTCTAATCtttcccaaaacagttccactgACTACCAGATCAAGCATTTACATATATGAGTTTATGGAGGCCATTTGCATTCAAACAACCACAACAGGGCAAGAGCCCAAGAAAGGAATCCAtaggtaggaactgaagcagagacgaataggaacactgcttactgtcttgcttccCTTGCTTCCTCAGTTACCCTTTTTTCATAGCCCAGGCACACTTTtccagggatggcatcacccacagcGGGCTGGGCCCTCCACTATCAATTAAAAGAATGCCTTACAGACCTGGTCACAACTAGTCTgattttctcaactgagtttcCCTCTTTTTAGGTAaatctaggtttgtgtcaaggtgATAAAAAGCTGTGACTGAATATATAACAGTTCACAGTAGTGTCATTAAAATTTATAAGATATACACTTTGgaacccaattttaaaaatactacatTTAAAGCTATGCTTGGAGGGGCTGAAGAATTAGCtctgtggtagagtgcttgcctcttTTCTATATGGCCTTGGagtcaatccccagcactgtggacaaatacaaaaacaaaactgttaatAAAATTCCCCCAAGCTTTGACCCTTTAGAAAACCGTGTAAATGTGATCTTAAGCAGAGAAGCAAAATGTAGTCACTGAAAACACAGTTATAATATAGCTGCCCAGGAAATAAAgattatatttaagaaaaatacaaCCTTAAGTTCTTAGAGTCTTTGACCTAAAAACAAATCTTTGGGTCCCAGTTTTTAGAAATGGCAGCTTAGAACAGTAATTTGGAAACATCATGTCACCTTTGTATTGATGCAATAGTGCAAAAAgattctggagagatggctcgggttAATAGTGAGAATAGCACCAGGGTTTGTTTTCTTAGTACCCATATGGgacagcttacaaccacctgcaactccaccTCCAGGGGACTTAATGCCTTCTTCCAGCCTCTGGGTACTCACAAACACATGGAATGCtggtacgcacacacacataggcatgcactgatgcacataaataaaacaaatatgacACAAAAAGAAATCCAGTTAGTAATACCTTTGTCTTATGggggattttgagacagggtttttctgtagctttgactgtcctggaactcgccctgtagaccagactgaccttgaactcaatctgtccgcctctgcttccagagtgctggaattaaaggcatccaccaccaccaccaccaccaccaccaccaccacctagctaTTTAGtcaatttattttatcttaagtgcgtgttttgcctgtgtgtgtgtgagtatccAGTTCCTCCAGAAGTCAAAtaaaggcattggatcccctggacctgtagctatagatggttgtgagctatcaagtaggtgggtgctgggaaccaaaccctgagTCTTCAGCGAGAACAAGTGCTTATTACTACTGAGTCACTTCTCCAGTCCCTAAGCCAGGAAGTTCTTGTGTACAGTAATGTAGCTTATTTAAGTGTAAGCTCAGGGGTAGGGTGTCAGTGTTAGAACATGTGGTTACTATGTAGAAttaccctgggttcaattcttagcattGCACAGCACACAGAACACCTTAACAGGATGAACACAGTAATGTAGTTATTGCCCAATCCATTGCTTCTTTGCAGTATCCTCAATAAACTATTCTtacaaaaacaaatcaacaaaagccTTAATATTAGATGGGAGAAAGAATACCATGTGAATCCGTTTTAATTTCTCTTGTAGTGTATTTGAAATTCCTGTAAATATTCAGTTATGTGAAGTCAGtaaaggggaaggaaagatggcttagtgatttaAGGGCACTGTTCTTCCACAGGATCCAGCTTTGGTTCTTAGCACCCTCATGTAGGCTCATAAGCATTTCATTCTAGGGGATCTAATGCCTTGTGGTTTCCAGAGCCACCAGTCACACAAGTGATACACAGCTACacctgcaggcaaaatacccacacagtAAACAGGAGTTTTGTGGTGTAGATAAAGATAGATACTAGTTTTGAGTATCTCAAAAGTttcacttttgagacagggtttcatgtagcatAGGCTGGCTTTGACCTTTATTTGTAgttgaggctggtcttgaacttctgttcCTCTTGCTTCTTCCTTGTGAATATTGGGGATTATAGgactgtgccaccatgcccatctccaaTAAGTAATTTCTTCTTGATTTGAAAATAGATTAATAGACATTAGTTTTTTTCCACTTACATAATGTCTAACACAGAGCAGCCTTCCTCCTAAAAAAGGACTGGAAGGCTGGCTCCTATCCTAGCCCCTTTCCCAACTACATTTCTTAAATTATATTACTTCTCTGGACTGTTCTTGTTATTTATACAATGAAAGTATTAagattataaatattaataatgcttgaaatttctttctgaaattcAGCTTTTAAAATGTTCATAACTATATTTCTAAGCCTACAATATTTTAATTGAAAGTCAGATAGAAACATTGTTTAGAGTTGTACAGCTCCATTTGATGTCTGCCATGATGTTGGCATTTGTTCCGTCTTTTGGATAAAATAGATGTGTTTGAGACTGCTTTACTACACAGATTGTTTATTCTGAAATTTTCTTACGTTTTTTGTTTGCCAGAAGAAAATGTGTTTGCTAACAGTTCCAGCCCAATTTTGGAGTCAGATAAACAAatatagaggtttttttttttctttttgtgttgttttgtttaccttgtgtgtttttttttctttttttataaaccTTTTCTTCATATGTTCACTCACCGAATGGACCTTGAGTGCTTGTTATTTGTGGTTCCGTCTGCTAGACGTTAGAATAAAAACCAAATCGTGTTAAATACAGTTCCTGTAACCTAAGCGCTTTTACTGCAGCTGAAGCTTGTATATACACATCGAAGAGTTGAGAAGATGAGACAACACAAGTGATGGGAAGCAGAGCAGTACTTGATTAAGTGGCATAGGACTAAAGCAGATTGTAAGTGTGATAACTTCAAAGGGGGAGTCACCTTCTCCATGCTTCCTCAGTAGTTGAAAGATATGTCTTGAGGTAGAATTGACGAAAGCATTCAATTCTGAGCCAGATGCCACATTCACACTTCAGTCAGTTAATCTGATGCACTGCAAGCCTCATTCTCAAGTCACATATTTCTGGATGTTTGCCAAAAATTTGCCTCTTGAGAGTTGGCTTTATGTCTCTGAACAGATGTATGTGTTTGGCTTTGCCTGCAGTTGAAAGGCAAGGTGATTGTTTGTGACCCAACAAACTTGCTTTTGCTGTGTTCATTCCATGTTGGTTAACCATCAGAGTCTTCTGTTTAGCCATTGGAACAAATAATTCTCATGGGACATTGCTTAGATTTGTTCATTTGTCATTATGTTGGAATACATTCTGTAATTTAGCACCAAAATCACAGTACAGTGtatttggctttttattttcGCTACACTCTCTGTTTGTGAGAACCAGTAGAGCTGAGGTAACTTGGAGCCAAAAGATGGTCTTTTCCTTGTACAAATATTTTAATGGGCTGCCCATTCCTGAGGAGTTTCCTTTGGTGTTTGTAGACAAGACTTTTCTTCTTAGTATTGAAAGATCTACAAGACCTGTCACAAGCAACATAGATAGATCTAGTGAGTTCTTTCTCTTATCATTTGTTACATATTCTGAATTTTGTTGTCCCATCGTGCTGTCACTTGAAAGCTTGTCTTTCACTTAAAAGTTTACTTGTTTGGGGTTGGGGGGTTGGGAGTGtgtctcagtggtagaacatttatTTGCCTAGCATTGTAAGGCCTTGGGCTCTTTCCACAGCACTACATGGAGCAATAACAACTAACAAAACCTGCTTTCTTAGAGCAGAGTATGATGGCCCAAGCTAtgatcccagcattagggaggttgagcaGAAGGTTAAGGCCAAGCTGGCTATATAGAGAGGTCAAGGTTGTATTGGCTATCAGAGCTTTAAAGAGATACAACAAGCTCTCATTAGAACTGTGAATGAATGGGATTCTCACTTatttcctggctttttttttttttaatctaatgaaGGGTAGAGTTAAATATGTATCTGAGCCTGAAGGCTCACATTTGTAATTCCAacgcttaggaggcagaagcaggaggattgcaaattcaaggctGGCATGGGCTGAATGAAATCTGAGATACATAGAGAGATTCTGTATTGCTTACTGTTTCATTTTTGCAACAAAATGTTCTAGAAAGGCAACTTGTCgtgggaagggtttattttgattcACAGTTTGCAGATATAGTCCATTGTGGCATAGTCATGGCAGCAGGAGTTTAAGGCAGCTGTGACTATATTGTGTTCACAGtaaggaagcaggaagatgaaTGCTGCTGTTCAGCTTGCTGTTTTTTATTCAGCATGAGACTGCATCCCATTGGGATGCATTCagttggttttcttcttcagACCTTTTTGGAAACAGCTTTATAGTTATATCCATAGTTGTGTTTTCATAACTTGAGTCCAAATTTGGTGTTAACcatcacaaaaaacaaacaagaaaagtaaaataaaaatatttgtaaagtgTATGGGTATAGCTGGGTGTGTAGCTGTGGTAGAAATACTTGCCCAGAGTGGATAAGCCTTAGATTCCTTCCCAAGCACAGCAAAGGGGGCATAGTGGAATAGTAGAATCTCAACagttgggaggtgggggcaggaagaCCAGGCGCTCAAAATCATTCATTCTTGGCTATATAGAGAGCCTGGCTTGggttacatgagatcctgtcaaaaaacccaaaaaaggaaaaatatgaaaCAAGCCATGTAGTGTAAGCATTGCCCTCCAATAAAATGTTCTGTGATGATGGGAATGTTTGTGTCTGTTAGTTCAGTGTGATTGCTATCAGTTACATATGGCTACTGGCCCCTTGGAAT
This is a stretch of genomic DNA from Meriones unguiculatus strain TT.TT164.6M chromosome 1, Bangor_MerUng_6.1, whole genome shotgun sequence. It encodes these proteins:
- the Msantd2 gene encoding myb/SANT-like DNA-binding domain-containing protein 2 isoform X4, coding for MGTGEETGKQKWPICPKFEPFAGLTPAVRAEIGEEVGRLQSVPHSRALMPPPFSARSYGGPGPRPSPPEGSGRRQRAGEERRRPAGRPSQPATSPAPSPSSEPPSPEPGPRAAPETAVAGCAAASLPGGAAAAAWKMAAPCGSELPANSPLKIPKMEVLSPASPGDLSDGNPSLSDPSTPRGASPLGPGSAAGSGAAASGGLGLGLGGRSAASSSVSFSPGGGGGGGAAAAAAAACRGMSWTPAETNALIAVWGNERLVEARYQQLEGAGTVFGSKAPGPAMYERVSRALAELGYERTPSQCRERIKLVRCPELNAVLQLWPHRC